The segment TTTGCTAAAAATGCGTGTGTTTTTGCTGCATGATACAGAGCAAGTGTTGCTCGTGGTGAAACACCATAACTAATATATGAAGTAAGATCATTCAGTTTATAATCAGCTGGTTTGCGTGTTGCAAAAACAATAGCAACGATATAGTTGATTATTTTTTCGTCTACATAAATTGATTGAGTAAGTTTTTGTGATTCTAGAATGTCGTTTTTTGTTAATACTTGCGAAATTGTGTTGGTGCTCAGTGAGCGATATAAAATTTCACGTTCTTCAAATATGGTAGGATAATCAACATGTATCTTGAACAAAAATCGATCTAATTGTGCTTCGGGTAAACGATACGTACCTTCTTGTTCAACGGGATTTTGTGTTGCAAAAACTAAAAATGGTGTATCAAGTTTGTAGGTATGAGAACCAATGGTAACTTGTTGTTCTTGCATGGCTTCGAGCAATGCAGCTTGCACTTTTGCAGGGGCACGATTGATTTCATCAGCTAGGACCAAATTTGCAAAAATAGGTCCTTTTTTTGTTTCAAAATCATGTGTTTTTGGATTGAAGATTAACGTACCGATTAAATCTGACGGTAACAAATCTGGGGTGAACTGAATTCTATTAAAAGAAAGTCCGAGTGCAGATGCAACGGCTTTAATCATTGTTGTTTTTGCAACACCAGGAACACCTTCGAGCAATATGTGTCCTTTGCACAAAATGGCATTAACTATTAGGTTAATAATATGATGTTGCCCAACAATGACCTTACTAATCTCTGTTGGTAGATCGTTGAAACGGTTACTTTCTAATTTTATTTGTTCAATGTCGGCTTGATTTGGCATTACACTGTTTATCATAGTAATATCTTTTTTAAAAAAATAATCATGGTAACTTATAGTATACGTTAACATTATCTTTAAATGAGTTCAATAAGGAGCGTTATGATTCTTTCAGGAAACGAAATTAGACGACGTTTAGGTAAAGAGCTTTTTATAGAGCCATTCAATCAATCACAACTTGGCCCAAATAGTTATAATTTACGCTTGCATAATGAACTAGTAGTGTACGATGAACCTTTTCTTGATATGAAGAAAGAGCATCAAATAGCAACAATTACTATTCCAGAAGAAGGATTGCTGCTTGAAGCGGGTAAGCTTTACTTAGGCAGAACTGTTGAATACACCAGAACTGATACATTAGTTCCTATGATTGAAGGTCGTTCTTCAATTGGGCGTCTTGGTTTATTTATTCATGTTACTGCTGGCTTTGGTGATGTTGGGTTTCGTGGGTATTGGACGCTTGAAATATTCTGTGTTCAACCAGTTCGCATTTACCCAGGTGTTGAAATATGTCAGATTTTTTATCACACCATTGAAGGTGATTACGCAAAATATTCTAGCAATAAATATCAAAATAATCGTGGTATTCAACCGAGTATGTTGTACAAGGATTTTCAAAAAGAATAGTTAAAAATGCGCTCATTCTGAACTTGTTGAAGAATAGCGCTCAAACCCTTCGACAAGCTCAGGGCGAGCGGGATTAATTACGCCTTATCTTTAAAATAAGAAATTTCGTGAGTAATCGGACCTTCTGTTAATCCTCTAATGAATTGGTACACATACGGATTGTCCGATTCCCATATCGTTTTTGCATCACCAAAGTATTGAATTTTGCCATCGTGTAGCAAAGCAACTTTGTCTGCATATTTGAATGTTTCAACATCATGAGAAATGATGACAGATGTTATTTTGAGTTGTTTTTGCATGTCAAACATAAGTTCATGAATAACGCGAGAAGTGATAGGATCGAGTCCTGTTGTCGGCTCATCGTACAAAATAATTTCTGGATTTGTCACTAGTGTTCGTGCCAACCCAACTCGTTTCCTCATACCACCTGATAATTCTGAAGGATATTTATACAAAGTGTTTTCTGAAAGTTGTACTAATGCAAGTTTTTCCTTAACAATGGGCATAACTTCATCATGATGTATTCCTCGTTCAATAAGCGTTA is part of the Candidatus Babeliales bacterium genome and harbors:
- a CDS encoding MoxR family ATPase; this encodes MINSVMPNQADIEQIKLESNRFNDLPTEISKVIVGQHHIINLIVNAILCKGHILLEGVPGVAKTTMIKAVASALGLSFNRIQFTPDLLPSDLIGTLIFNPKTHDFETKKGPIFANLVLADEINRAPAKVQAALLEAMQEQQVTIGSHTYKLDTPFLVFATQNPVEQEGTYRLPEAQLDRFLFKIHVDYPTIFEEREILYRSLSTNTISQVLTKNDILESQKLTQSIYVDEKIINYIVAIVFATRKPADYKLNDLTSYISYGVSPRATLALYHAAKTHAFLAKRHYVTPDDVKAICLPALRHRLHLTYEAEADNVSADTIIKKIISTIPTP
- the dcd gene encoding dCTP deaminase, encoding MILSGNEIRRRLGKELFIEPFNQSQLGPNSYNLRLHNELVVYDEPFLDMKKEHQIATITIPEEGLLLEAGKLYLGRTVEYTRTDTLVPMIEGRSSIGRLGLFIHVTAGFGDVGFRGYWTLEIFCVQPVRIYPGVEICQIFYHTIEGDYAKYSSNKYQNNRGIQPSMLYKDFQKE
- a CDS encoding ATP-binding cassette domain-containing protein; its protein translation is MDKKSSNKTKIKIVDLCKEFEGHWVTRGVNLDIPEGLMTIVIGRSGEGKSVLLKQVIGLIKPTSGSIVIDGTDITTLKGKELDACLSKFGYVFQFAALLDSLNVYENIGITLIERGIHHDEVMPIVKEKLALVQLSENTLYKYPSELSGGMRKRVGLARTLVTNPEIILYDEPTTGLDPITSRVIHELMFDMQKQLKITSVIISHDVETFKYADKVALLHDGKIQYFGDAKTIWESDNPYVYQFIRGLTEGPITHEISYFKDKA